The Natronoglycomyces albus genome has a segment encoding these proteins:
- the moeZ gene encoding adenylyltransferase/sulfurtransferase MoeZ encodes MSLPPLVEPAAELSVDEVRRYSRHLIIPDVGMDGQKRLKNARVLVVGAGGLGSPALMYLAAAGVGTLGLVDFDIVDDSNLQRQIIHGASDVGKPKVVSAAATISEINPYVNVQIHETALTNDNVFEIFADYDLIIDGTDNFATRYMVNDAAVLLNKPYVWGSIFRFEGQASVFWADQGPCYRCLYPEPPPPGMVPSCAEGGVLGVLCASIGSIQVNEAIKVITGIGEPLVGSLMVYDGLEMEYRKIKVRKDPNCALCGDNPTVTELIDYEDFCGTVSEEAADAIRESTITASELSDWVKEGRDIDIIDVREPAEWDIVRIPGARLIPKGDIISGAALKDLPTDKQAVFYCKAGIRSAEALAAAKAAGLSNAVHVQGGVVAWIKQVDPSLPIY; translated from the coding sequence ATGAGTCTCCCGCCGCTTGTAGAACCAGCCGCAGAACTGTCCGTCGACGAGGTCCGCCGCTATTCACGCCACCTCATCATCCCCGACGTGGGAATGGATGGCCAAAAACGCCTCAAGAACGCTCGCGTGCTCGTGGTCGGAGCCGGGGGCCTGGGCTCACCTGCCCTCATGTACCTCGCCGCCGCCGGTGTGGGCACCCTCGGCTTGGTCGACTTCGACATCGTCGACGATTCGAACCTCCAGCGCCAGATCATCCACGGCGCCTCCGACGTGGGCAAGCCCAAGGTTGTCTCGGCCGCCGCCACCATCAGCGAGATCAACCCCTATGTGAACGTGCAGATCCATGAGACGGCGCTGACCAACGACAACGTCTTTGAGATCTTTGCCGACTATGACCTCATCATCGACGGCACCGACAACTTCGCCACCCGCTACATGGTCAATGACGCGGCGGTCTTGCTCAACAAGCCCTACGTGTGGGGCTCGATCTTCCGTTTCGAGGGGCAGGCCTCGGTCTTCTGGGCCGACCAGGGCCCGTGCTACCGCTGCCTGTACCCCGAACCCCCGCCGCCGGGAATGGTCCCCTCCTGCGCCGAGGGTGGAGTGCTGGGCGTCCTGTGCGCCTCGATCGGCTCCATTCAGGTCAACGAGGCCATCAAAGTCATCACCGGCATTGGGGAGCCGCTGGTGGGCTCGCTCATGGTTTACGACGGTTTGGAAATGGAATACCGTAAGATCAAGGTGCGCAAAGACCCGAATTGCGCCTTGTGCGGTGACAACCCGACCGTCACCGAACTCATCGACTATGAGGATTTTTGCGGAACCGTGAGCGAAGAAGCTGCCGACGCCATCAGAGAGTCGACCATTACCGCCTCCGAACTCAGTGACTGGGTGAAGGAAGGCCGCGACATCGACATCATCGACGTCCGCGAACCGGCCGAATGGGACATCGTGCGCATCCCCGGTGCCCGCCTCATTCCCAAGGGCGACATCATCTCGGGAGCGGCGCTGAAGGACCTCCCCACCGACAAACAGGCCGTCTTCTACTGCAAGGCGGGCATCCGCTCGGCTGAGGCGCTGGCCGCGGCGAAGGCCGCGGGCCTGTCCAACGCGGTCCACGTGCAAGGCGGCGTGGTCGCTTGGATCAAGCAGGTAGATCCTTCTTTGCCCATCTACTAG
- a CDS encoding transporter substrate-binding domain-containing protein, translated as MTKRTIWNRRNLMRTTAASCAAALGLTLSACSATADAETLLEEAQDGGTLRVAYADEEPFAYTDSDGNVVGQSVAMHTYLLGELGIEEDQIDWVQTEWDSLIPGLGSNHDMVIAGMYVNADRCEAALFADPDYVMPDTLLVPAGNPENLENINSFIDRDDLVVGVMNGTTEHANVEQDLELDDSQYDVHPNLSALVRELKAGRIDAVALTDINLRLEAEADDDLDTVEPFWPTDADGNDIIGAGAVVFPDGANNFRDAVNEILHETLEDRDLWLSLVGEYGFNEDNIPDPDITAENICGDSYQ; from the coding sequence GTGACTAAGCGCACGATCTGGAACCGGCGAAACCTCATGCGCACCACCGCTGCTTCATGCGCGGCTGCACTGGGGTTGACACTAAGCGCCTGTTCTGCCACCGCAGACGCAGAAACTCTTCTGGAGGAAGCCCAGGATGGTGGAACCCTCCGCGTGGCCTACGCCGACGAAGAGCCCTTTGCCTACACCGACAGCGACGGTAACGTCGTCGGTCAATCTGTAGCCATGCACACCTACTTGCTCGGTGAGCTCGGCATTGAAGAAGACCAAATCGATTGGGTGCAAACCGAGTGGGACTCGCTGATTCCCGGCCTCGGCAGCAACCACGACATGGTCATCGCTGGCATGTACGTCAACGCGGACCGCTGCGAAGCGGCGCTCTTTGCCGACCCGGACTACGTTATGCCCGATACCCTTCTGGTTCCGGCGGGAAACCCCGAGAACCTGGAGAACATCAATAGCTTCATCGACCGCGATGACCTCGTCGTCGGCGTCATGAACGGCACCACCGAACACGCCAACGTCGAACAGGACCTGGAGCTAGACGACAGCCAATATGACGTTCACCCGAACCTCTCCGCCCTGGTGCGTGAGCTCAAGGCCGGACGTATCGACGCGGTCGCTTTGACCGACATCAACCTGCGTCTCGAAGCCGAGGCCGACGACGACCTCGACACTGTCGAGCCGTTCTGGCCCACCGACGCCGACGGAAACGACATCATCGGGGCCGGTGCCGTCGTCTTCCCCGACGGAGCGAACAACTTCCGCGACGCGGTCAACGAAATTCTGCACGAGACCTTGGAAGATCGGGACCTGTGGCTGAGCCTGGTGGGGGAATACGGATTCAACGAAGACAACATCCCTGACCCGGACATCACCGCAGAGAACATCTGTGGAGATTCCTACCAGTAG
- a CDS encoding amino acid ABC transporter permease produces MDLLFRTIEALPTYLEPLGVTLLVTVLSLFGSLILAFVLGLATGSRFLSVRFVGRTIVEFFRGTSLVVQLFWIAFAMPVLLGFSFDWLILSGVLALSLNFGAYASEVVRGAIAAVPSGQYEASTAINLSYWQRMRLVIIPQAWPEMIPPMSTQAVHLLKSTSLVSMIGIVDLTARANTVGARPGQDLLFQYGIILVIYFILAWLLAAGMRQLEHRAKRNIGRAPVATKNTATAGAGVVN; encoded by the coding sequence ATGGATCTCCTCTTTCGCACGATCGAGGCACTCCCAACGTATCTTGAACCGTTGGGAGTGACCCTCCTCGTCACCGTGCTCAGCCTCTTCGGGTCGCTCATCCTGGCTTTCGTCCTGGGTCTGGCGACCGGCTCCCGTTTCCTGTCAGTGCGCTTTGTCGGGCGCACCATTGTGGAATTCTTTCGTGGTACTTCACTGGTGGTCCAGCTGTTCTGGATCGCCTTTGCCATGCCAGTGCTACTGGGATTCTCCTTTGACTGGCTCATCCTCTCCGGTGTCCTCGCCCTATCGCTGAACTTCGGTGCCTACGCTTCCGAAGTCGTCCGTGGTGCGATAGCCGCAGTGCCATCTGGCCAGTACGAGGCCAGTACTGCCATTAACCTCAGCTACTGGCAGCGGATGCGGCTGGTCATCATCCCGCAAGCTTGGCCGGAGATGATCCCGCCCATGTCGACTCAAGCGGTCCACCTGCTGAAGTCGACCTCCCTGGTGTCGATGATCGGCATCGTCGACCTCACGGCCCGAGCCAATACCGTGGGCGCGCGCCCCGGACAAGACCTGCTGTTCCAATACGGCATCATCTTGGTCATCTACTTCATCCTGGCCTGGCTGCTGGCCGCGGGAATGCGGCAGTTGGAACATCGTGCCAAGCGCAATATCGGCCGGGCGCCGGTGGCCACGAAGAACACCGCCACCGCCGGAGCGGGAGTGGTCAACTAA
- a CDS encoding amino acid ABC transporter permease codes for MDSQRISDLLPLVWEGFVVILQLTFWAGIIALSLGLVIAITIRSAPKPVTVPLFWFTEFIRNTPLLVQALFVYIFVSRIELIEGFMTPFVTGAIVLGVHYACYCSEAYRAGIDGIPKGQWEAITAISLPKSRAWIDILIPQMMRRCTPALGNYMIAMFKEVPILFAIGVFEMIAQIQRYTGLSFAGHVEGYTLAGLLFLAISYPLAVSMRKLENRLARAHG; via the coding sequence ATGGACAGTCAACGTATATCCGACCTCCTCCCACTGGTGTGGGAAGGCTTCGTCGTCATTTTGCAACTGACGTTCTGGGCAGGCATCATCGCCCTGAGCCTGGGCCTGGTCATCGCGATCACCATTCGTAGCGCGCCCAAACCCGTCACCGTGCCCCTGTTCTGGTTCACCGAATTCATCCGGAACACGCCCCTGCTGGTGCAGGCACTATTCGTCTACATCTTCGTGTCTCGTATAGAGCTGATCGAGGGGTTCATGACGCCCTTCGTCACCGGCGCGATCGTGCTTGGTGTGCACTACGCCTGCTACTGCTCAGAGGCGTACCGGGCGGGAATCGACGGCATCCCCAAGGGTCAGTGGGAGGCGATCACCGCCATCTCGCTGCCGAAATCGCGCGCCTGGATCGACATCCTCATACCGCAGATGATGCGCCGCTGTACCCCAGCGCTGGGTAATTACATGATCGCCATGTTCAAGGAAGTCCCGATCCTGTTCGCGATTGGCGTCTTCGAGATGATCGCCCAAATTCAGCGCTACACGGGCCTGTCCTTCGCCGGACATGTGGAGGGGTACACCCTCGCTGGCCTGCTGTTCCTGGCCATCAGCTACCCGCTTGCAGTATCGATGCGTAAACTGGAGAATCGCCTTGCAAGAGCACACGGATAA
- the ehuA gene encoding ectoine/hydroxyectoine ABC transporter ATP-binding protein EhuA, translating into MQEHTDNQEPIIKFDRVVKQFGDLTVLNQLSFDVDPGERVTLIGPSGSGKTTILRLLMTLEHVTPQRDPKSDGGVIYVEGKPFSHMPKGDKLVPAKERYLRQVRKKVGMVFQQFNLFPNMKVLRNVTEGPVHALGLSRDEAAEKAKSLLELVGLSDKLDNYPSQLSGGQQQRVAIARALAMSPDILLLDEVTSALDPELVADVLAVLRDIANSTSITMLLVTHEMSFARDVSNRVMMFDRGVIVEEGGPDQMFSDPQEARTQDFLKAVLAD; encoded by the coding sequence TTGCAAGAGCACACGGATAACCAAGAACCGATCATTAAGTTTGACCGGGTGGTAAAGCAGTTCGGTGATTTGACGGTGCTCAACCAACTGAGCTTCGACGTCGATCCCGGCGAGCGCGTCACCCTCATCGGACCTTCTGGATCGGGAAAGACCACCATCCTGCGTCTACTCATGACGCTGGAACACGTCACCCCGCAGCGTGACCCGAAGTCCGACGGCGGCGTCATCTACGTCGAAGGCAAGCCGTTCTCCCACATGCCCAAGGGAGACAAGCTGGTCCCGGCCAAGGAACGCTACCTCCGCCAGGTGCGCAAGAAGGTCGGCATGGTCTTCCAGCAGTTCAACCTCTTTCCCAACATGAAGGTGCTGCGCAACGTGACCGAAGGTCCGGTGCACGCACTCGGACTGTCAAGGGACGAGGCGGCTGAGAAGGCTAAGTCCCTACTGGAACTGGTGGGTCTGTCGGACAAGCTCGACAATTACCCCAGCCAGCTCTCCGGTGGACAACAGCAGCGTGTGGCGATTGCCCGGGCGTTGGCGATGTCTCCGGACATCCTGTTGCTCGACGAGGTCACCTCGGCGCTTGACCCGGAGCTGGTCGCTGACGTGTTGGCGGTTCTTCGCGATATCGCCAACTCCACGTCGATCACCATGCTGTTGGTGACCCACGAGATGAGCTTTGCTCGTGACGTTTCCAACCGCGTCATGATGTTCGACCGGGGTGTCATCGTCGAAGAGGGCGGGCCCGACCAGATGTTCTCCGACCCGCAAGAAGCGCGGACGCAGGACTTCTTGAAGGCCGTTCTCGCCGACTAG
- a CDS encoding SGNH/GDSL hydrolase family protein has translation MNPPHITSRPSPSKKIWRQLRNASVITAFIGLLLAFTPAAALAQETNYVALGDSYASGTGTRAYIDDGSGCERSTHAHPYLYANHIGANLDFQACAGARIPNVRNSQLAALGPDTDLITISVGGNDTGWVDVLISCGTPFSGPCWDDIAQAERYIQEELPAELNGLYADINTAAPNANVYVTGYPRLFNGERCNWLVDLSYEEQMALNDAADLLNSVIASAAAGAGFGFIDVTGAFTGHAVCDDPEYLNGLSWPLGESFHPNTLGHSQGYLPLLP, from the coding sequence ATGAATCCTCCTCATATAACCTCCCGGCCCAGCCCTTCGAAAAAGATCTGGCGACAGTTGCGCAATGCCAGTGTGATCACGGCATTCATCGGCCTACTCCTCGCCTTCACCCCAGCCGCCGCTCTGGCGCAAGAGACCAACTACGTCGCGCTGGGCGACTCCTACGCATCCGGCACCGGCACCCGTGCCTACATAGACGACGGTTCCGGCTGCGAACGCTCCACCCACGCTCACCCCTACTTGTACGCCAACCACATTGGCGCCAACTTGGATTTCCAGGCGTGTGCCGGGGCTCGAATTCCCAACGTGCGTAACAGTCAACTCGCGGCGCTAGGCCCCGACACCGACCTGATCACCATCAGCGTTGGCGGCAACGACACCGGCTGGGTCGATGTCTTGATCAGCTGCGGCACCCCCTTTTCCGGTCCTTGCTGGGACGACATCGCCCAAGCCGAGCGCTACATTCAAGAAGAGCTGCCTGCTGAGCTCAATGGCCTCTATGCCGACATCAACACCGCCGCACCCAATGCCAACGTCTATGTGACCGGCTATCCGCGCCTGTTCAACGGCGAGCGCTGCAATTGGCTGGTTGACCTGTCCTATGAGGAACAGATGGCGCTCAACGACGCGGCCGACCTGCTGAACTCCGTAATCGCCAGCGCCGCCGCTGGCGCTGGGTTCGGGTTCATTGACGTGACTGGGGCTTTCACTGGGCACGCCGTATGTGACGACCCCGAGTACCTCAACGGCCTGTCCTGGCCGTTGGGGGAGTCCTTCCACCCCAACACCTTGGGCCATTCACAGGGTTACCTCCCCCTGCTGCCCTGA
- a CDS encoding SGNH/GDSL hydrolase family protein, which yields MLGLAIADADVPCCRGANLPLQGWNDLSDRIPSVAAAVSSCPWSYIPPGVINEQDLPLGHSASYGSLAALAPARGATVVAATAGLVLALNPAGAHAEEVSAQSVRYVALGDSYTSGAGAGAGSYDGPDCLRSNNAHSVLWANRIGADLDFQACSGATIPDVRNNQLGALSPETDIVTIGIGGNDTGWVDVLIACGTAFTGECWDDIAAAEHYVRNILPGRLNSLYSDIRAAAPNTTIAVTGYPRLFNGDNCSWLVDLTYGEQMALNDAADLLNAVVAGAASRAGFSFVDVRSNFEGHVVCDDPSYIHGLRAPIVKESFHPNARGQNLGYFSAMRSMLVG from the coding sequence ATGCTCGGTCTGGCTATTGCGGACGCGGATGTGCCGTGTTGCCGTGGCGCGAACCTTCCACTCCAGGGCTGGAATGACTTGTCAGACCGGATTCCTTCCGTCGCGGCTGCGGTTTCTTCATGCCCTTGGAGCTATATCCCACCTGGAGTAATCAATGAGCAAGACTTACCACTCGGGCACTCGGCCTCCTATGGGTCGCTGGCAGCGCTTGCGCCAGCGCGCGGGGCAACCGTCGTCGCCGCTACGGCTGGCCTGGTTTTGGCTCTCAACCCCGCCGGGGCCCACGCCGAAGAGGTCTCAGCCCAGAGCGTGCGGTACGTCGCCCTGGGCGACTCCTACACCTCCGGTGCCGGTGCCGGTGCCGGAAGCTACGACGGCCCGGACTGCCTGCGCTCGAACAATGCCCATTCGGTGTTGTGGGCCAACCGTATCGGTGCGGACTTGGATTTCCAGGCGTGCAGTGGGGCGACGATCCCAGATGTGCGCAATAACCAACTGGGCGCTCTAAGCCCCGAGACCGACATCGTGACCATCGGCATCGGTGGTAACGACACCGGCTGGGTCGATGTTTTGATCGCCTGCGGCACTGCCTTCACCGGGGAGTGTTGGGATGACATCGCCGCAGCGGAACACTATGTGCGTAACATTCTGCCCGGACGGCTGAACTCTCTGTACAGCGATATTCGTGCGGCGGCCCCCAATACCACGATCGCCGTCACCGGCTATCCGCGTCTGTTCAACGGGGATAATTGCAGCTGGCTGGTTGATCTGACCTATGGGGAACAGATGGCGCTCAATGACGCGGCCGATCTGCTCAATGCGGTCGTCGCGGGTGCGGCAAGCAGGGCCGGGTTCTCGTTTGTGGATGTGCGAAGCAACTTTGAGGGCCATGTCGTATGCGATGACCCGAGCTATATCCATGGTCTGCGGGCTCCCATCGTCAAGGAGTCATTCCACCCCAATGCTCGGGGTCAGAACTTGGGGTACTTTTCCGCGATGCGATCGATGCTCGTGGGTTAA
- a CDS encoding SGNH/GDSL hydrolase family protein, with protein sequence MRPSLSERPARPRTRRSTLIGTIASAAMTALLLTFTPTAALAQEQAEPIQYVALGDSYSSGVGAGGYLFDDLLCFRSEHAHPFVYAESIGAELDFQACGGATIPDVHNKQLGALSPETDLVSMGIGGNDTGWVGVLLVCALPWSPTCHSQIAQAEEYVVNELPGELDALYAAVRDNAPNAEVVITGYPRLFNGTQCQCLVNIAPDDQELLNDAADLLNDVIAGVAAEHGFTFADVRDNFDGHAVCDDVEYLHGLTAPLLIESFHPNWNGQTYGYLPALQEAMAQFGHIEDDASLV encoded by the coding sequence ATGCGCCCATCCCTCTCCGAGCGGCCTGCCCGGCCGCGCACCCGACGCTCAACACTCATCGGCACCATCGCCTCTGCCGCGATGACCGCCCTTCTCCTCACCTTCACCCCGACCGCGGCCCTGGCTCAAGAGCAGGCCGAACCAATTCAGTACGTGGCCCTGGGCGACTCGTATTCCTCGGGAGTCGGAGCTGGTGGGTACCTCTTCGACGACCTGCTGTGCTTTCGCTCTGAGCATGCCCACCCCTTCGTCTACGCCGAGTCAATCGGCGCTGAGCTGGACTTCCAAGCCTGTGGGGGAGCGACAATCCCCGATGTCCACAACAAGCAATTGGGAGCCCTCTCGCCAGAGACCGACCTGGTGAGCATGGGGATCGGTGGAAACGACACTGGCTGGGTCGGCGTCTTGCTGGTGTGTGCCCTGCCGTGGTCTCCCACCTGTCATTCGCAGATTGCCCAGGCCGAGGAGTACGTGGTCAACGAGTTGCCCGGCGAGCTCGACGCGCTCTATGCGGCCGTTCGAGACAATGCCCCAAACGCGGAGGTGGTCATCACCGGCTATCCGCGGCTGTTCAATGGGACCCAATGTCAGTGCCTGGTCAACATTGCCCCGGATGATCAGGAGCTGCTCAACGACGCGGCGGACTTGCTCAATGACGTCATCGCCGGGGTCGCCGCTGAACACGGCTTCACCTTCGCGGATGTGCGCGACAACTTCGATGGGCACGCGGTGTGCGATGACGTCGAATATCTGCACGGTCTGACCGCGCCACTGCTCATCGAGTCGTTCCATCCCAACTGGAATGGCCAGACGTACGGTTACCTACCGGCTCTGCAAGAGGCGATGGCTCAGTTTGGCCACATCGAGGACGACGCTTCACTCGTATAG
- a CDS encoding SGNH/GDSL hydrolase family protein: MSSVHTSPDRPRSFWQRLRARALGATVVSAATGLLLALTPSGAFAQETAHINYVALGDSYTSGAGAGSYFDFGCLRSNNAHPRLYANQIGANLNFQACSGARIPDVRNNQMGALSPDTDLVTMGIGGNDTGWVDVLISCGTPFTGPCWDDIAEAEWYVQNVLPGELDALYGEIRAAAPNAQVGITGYPRLFNGDRCSWLVDLSYAEQMALNNAADLLNDVIAGVAANHGFTFIDVRPTFDGHVVCDRPTYIHGLRFPIVKESFHPNASGQSQGYLPQMTAALNSFVESASA; this comes from the coding sequence ATGAGCTCAGTCCACACCTCCCCGGACCGCCCTCGTAGCTTCTGGCAACGCCTCCGCGCCCGCGCCCTCGGAGCCACAGTGGTCTCAGCGGCCACCGGCCTCCTCCTGGCCCTGACGCCCAGCGGTGCCTTTGCCCAAGAAACTGCCCACATCAACTACGTAGCCCTCGGCGACTCCTACACCTCCGGAGCCGGAGCCGGAAGCTACTTCGACTTCGGATGCCTGCGGTCGAACAACGCCCACCCCCGCCTCTACGCCAACCAGATCGGAGCGAACCTCAACTTCCAGGCCTGTTCAGGAGCCAGGATTCCCGATGTCCGCAATAACCAAATGGGTGCGCTTTCCCCAGACACCGACTTGGTGACCATGGGCATCGGTGGCAATGACACTGGCTGGGTCGACGTGCTGATCAGCTGCGGCACCCCGTTTACGGGTCCGTGCTGGGATGACATCGCCGAGGCCGAATGGTACGTGCAAAACGTCCTGCCCGGAGAGCTCGATGCTCTCTACGGAGAGATTCGCGCCGCCGCGCCCAACGCCCAAGTAGGCATCACCGGTTACCCGCGCCTGTTCAACGGAGACCGTTGCAGCTGGCTGGTCGACCTGTCATACGCGGAGCAAATGGCACTCAATAATGCCGCGGACCTGCTCAACGATGTGATCGCTGGAGTTGCCGCGAACCACGGATTTACCTTTATCGACGTGCGCCCCACGTTCGACGGTCACGTGGTGTGCGACCGCCCGACCTACATCCATGGCCTGCGGTTCCCGATTGTGAAGGAGTCCTTCCACCCCAACGCGAGCGGCCAATCGCAAGGCTACTTGCCGCAGATGACCGCCGCGCTGAACTCGTTCGTCGAATCAGCCTCGGCGTAG
- a CDS encoding ABC transporter substrate-binding protein: protein MRLLNKAAIALTALVTAVPILSACGNGNDENVLRLGYFANVTHAPALVAIELGLIEETLGDDVTVEPVLFNAGPTVIEALFSGAIDAAYVGPNPAINGWAQSGGEALHVISGSTSGGAALVTRDGIDAPADLAGTAIASPQLANTQDVALRYWLAEQGFDTDYYGGGDVAVTPTPNSELAAAYATGAVDGAWAVEPHLSELIIEHDANVLLDERELWEEGEFVTTHIIAASDFLAQRPEQVEALLQAHLQALDLIEDEPDQARAAANDHIESLTGNRLGEDIIAAAFDNLTFTADPIAASLYGSAEHATAVGLLDEVDLGGIYRLEHLNAVLSDHGREPISGDRV from the coding sequence GTGAGACTGCTCAACAAAGCAGCAATCGCTCTAACAGCCCTGGTCACCGCTGTGCCCATCTTGTCCGCTTGCGGTAACGGCAACGATGAGAACGTCCTTCGTCTGGGCTACTTCGCCAACGTCACCCACGCTCCCGCGCTCGTCGCCATCGAGCTGGGCCTCATCGAGGAGACACTGGGCGACGATGTCACCGTTGAGCCGGTGCTCTTCAACGCCGGGCCCACGGTGATCGAAGCGTTGTTCTCCGGTGCCATCGACGCGGCCTACGTGGGCCCCAACCCGGCCATCAACGGCTGGGCCCAATCTGGCGGAGAGGCACTACACGTCATCTCCGGCTCCACCTCCGGCGGCGCCGCATTGGTCACCCGCGATGGCATCGACGCACCAGCAGACCTCGCTGGCACCGCCATCGCCAGCCCCCAATTGGCCAACACCCAAGACGTGGCCTTGCGCTATTGGCTGGCCGAACAAGGCTTCGACACCGACTACTACGGGGGTGGCGATGTGGCCGTCACCCCCACTCCCAACTCCGAGCTCGCCGCCGCCTATGCCACTGGCGCGGTCGATGGAGCCTGGGCCGTCGAGCCGCATCTATCCGAGCTCATCATCGAACACGACGCGAACGTGTTGCTCGACGAACGCGAACTGTGGGAGGAGGGCGAGTTCGTCACCACGCACATCATCGCCGCCTCAGACTTTCTCGCCCAGCGGCCCGAACAAGTTGAGGCCCTACTGCAAGCCCATCTACAGGCTCTAGACCTCATCGAGGACGAACCTGACCAAGCTCGCGCGGCAGCCAACGACCACATTGAAAGCCTCACCGGCAACCGGCTCGGCGAGGACATCATCGCCGCCGCGTTCGACAACTTGACCTTCACCGCCGACCCGATCGCCGCCTCGCTATACGGCAGCGCCGAACACGCCACAGCGGTCGGACTGCTAGACGAGGTGGACCTGGGCGGTATCTACCGGCTGGAGCACCTCAACGCGGTCCTATCCGACCACGGACGTGAGCCTATTTCAGGAGACCGAGTATGA
- a CDS encoding ABC transporter ATP-binding protein produces the protein MSDTAAQTDTAQAAIDLRSVTKIYGRRSGGLLALDHVSLSAAQGEFVCLLGASGCGKSTLLSLVAGLDSVTDGDIDTHDHNVAMMFQEPALFPWLTVSGNVEIALRKREPSRTARKEWAAQLLSTVRLSGFADKRPHELSGGMRQRVALARSLAQDASILLMDEPFGALDAMTRDILHDELERIWRERNLTVLFVTHNVREAVRLGDRVVLMSSRPGRVIAQFDVQHPRPRRIDSTEVSSLAATITDQLRQEVSRHAH, from the coding sequence ATGAGTGACACCGCAGCACAGACGGACACGGCGCAGGCAGCCATCGACCTGCGCTCCGTTACCAAGATCTATGGACGCCGATCCGGTGGGTTGCTCGCGCTCGACCACGTCAGTCTCTCGGCGGCTCAAGGAGAGTTCGTGTGCCTCCTTGGGGCCTCCGGCTGCGGAAAGAGCACCCTCCTGTCCCTGGTTGCTGGGCTTGACTCGGTCACAGATGGAGACATCGACACCCACGACCACAATGTGGCGATGATGTTTCAAGAACCTGCCCTCTTCCCGTGGCTAACCGTCTCAGGCAACGTCGAAATTGCCCTTCGCAAACGGGAACCGAGCCGTACGGCTCGCAAGGAGTGGGCCGCCCAGCTGCTGTCGACCGTGCGACTAAGCGGCTTCGCCGACAAGCGGCCACACGAACTATCCGGGGGCATGCGGCAGCGAGTCGCCCTCGCCCGCTCACTAGCCCAAGACGCTTCGATCCTGCTCATGGACGAACCCTTTGGCGCGTTGGACGCCATGACGCGCGACATCTTGCACGATGAACTCGAACGTATTTGGCGTGAGCGCAACCTGACGGTCTTGTTCGTCACCCACAACGTCCGGGAGGCGGTACGGCTGGGGGACCGAGTCGTGCTCATGAGTTCCCGCCCCGGACGCGTCATCGCTCAGTTCGACGTCCAGCATCCGCGCCCCCGCCGCATCGACTCAACAGAGGTGTCCTCGCTGGCCGCCACCATCACCGACCAACTGCGCCAAGAGGTGTCGCGCCATGCCCACTAA